One Natrinema salaciae genomic region harbors:
- a CDS encoding helix-turn-helix domain-containing protein: protein MTDAPQHRLGELMEESNPPFEKVMSCVFGIEDHETRTYLVLCDLPGSTIEELASTLERDRSTVNRSLSTLHDRGLVRRDRRLLDGGGYVYQYTAIALPEAKEMLHEALDAWTATVHDVIDEFDDRPTEPNGETS from the coding sequence ATGACTGACGCCCCCCAGCACCGCCTCGGGGAACTGATGGAGGAATCGAACCCGCCGTTCGAGAAGGTGATGAGCTGCGTCTTCGGCATCGAAGACCACGAGACCCGCACCTATCTCGTCCTGTGCGATCTGCCCGGAAGCACGATCGAGGAACTCGCGAGTACCCTCGAGCGCGATCGAAGCACGGTCAACCGGTCGCTGTCGACGCTACACGACCGCGGGCTGGTCCGCCGGGATCGGCGGCTGCTGGACGGCGGCGGCTACGTCTACCAGTATACCGCCATCGCGTTGCCGGAGGCCAAGGAGATGCTGCACGAGGCGCTGGACGCCTGGACGGCGACGGTTCACGACGTGATCGACGAGTTCGACGATCGACCGACCGAACCGAACGGCGAGACATCGTGA
- the argF gene encoding ornithine carbamoyltransferase, with the protein MTTATDDTQPRHFLDVDDLSETELFAVLDRADEYKRAVEAGEDHADLSGQTLGMLFQKASTRTRVSFETGMTQLGGHAIFLGEDDIQLGRGEPLKDTSRALSRYVDAVMARVFKHENVEVLAEYSSVPIVNGLTDDAHPCQTLADLLTIREHENGFEDVSAAWIGDGNNVAQSFALGAALTDIDLTVATPDGYGIDDDVVDRARELGGDPTITTDPVDAVSDADVIYTDVWISMGQEDERDVRMNDFEGFQVAADLLEHAPDASVMHCLPAHRGEEITDDVIEGDRSIVFDQAENRLHAQKALLSWLLE; encoded by the coding sequence ATGACAACAGCAACGGACGATACACAGCCGAGACATTTCCTCGACGTCGACGATCTCTCCGAGACGGAACTGTTCGCGGTCCTCGACAGGGCCGACGAGTACAAACGCGCTGTCGAAGCCGGCGAGGACCACGCCGACTTGTCCGGACAGACCCTGGGGATGCTCTTCCAGAAGGCGAGTACTCGTACCCGAGTCTCCTTCGAGACGGGGATGACCCAACTGGGCGGGCACGCGATCTTTCTCGGGGAAGATGACATCCAACTCGGGCGCGGCGAGCCCCTGAAAGACACCTCGCGTGCGCTCTCGCGGTACGTCGACGCGGTGATGGCCCGCGTCTTCAAACACGAGAACGTCGAGGTGCTCGCGGAGTACTCGTCGGTCCCGATCGTCAACGGCCTCACCGACGACGCCCACCCCTGCCAGACGCTCGCGGATCTGCTGACGATCCGCGAGCACGAAAACGGCTTCGAGGACGTCTCGGCGGCCTGGATCGGCGACGGCAACAACGTCGCCCAGTCGTTTGCACTCGGCGCTGCGCTGACCGATATCGACCTGACGGTCGCGACGCCCGACGGCTACGGGATCGACGACGACGTCGTCGACCGCGCTCGCGAACTCGGCGGCGATCCGACGATCACCACCGATCCCGTCGACGCGGTCTCCGACGCGGACGTCATCTACACTGACGTCTGGATCTCCATGGGGCAGGAAGACGAACGCGACGTCCGGATGAACGACTTCGAGGGGTTCCAGGTCGCCGCCGACCTGCTCGAGCACGCCCCGGACGCGTCGGTTATGCACTGCCTTCCGGCCCACCGCGGCGAGGAGATCACGGACGACGTCATCGAAGGCGACCGCTCGATCGTCTTCGATCAGGCGGAAAACCGCCTGCACGCGCAGAAGGCGCTGTTGAGCTGGCTGCTCGAGTAG
- the thrC gene encoding threonine synthase, with amino-acid sequence MSLSLSADQPERPADADEGVWLECIECGDTFAPFDDVRYTCDECDGLLEVRYADLPTFDDFEGEGVWRYADALPFDSGVSIQEGATPLYEVPRLEDEIGVEALRIKHEGMNPTGSFKDRGMTVGVRVAAELGVGRLACASTGNTSAALAAYGSRGGMQTLVLLPAGKVAAGKIAQASLHGARILEVDGNFDACLDIVQELAGQGEAYLLNSLNPFRLEGQKTIGLEILEGFLADYDAVPDRIVLPVGNAGNTSALYKAFRELVQAGAIDERDVPKLTGVQAEGAAPMVEAIENGADEVRRWEDVETRATAIRIGNPVNAPKALPGIRETGGTAVAVSDAEITEAQRDIAAEGIGVEPASAASVAGLRKLRAEGIVADDERVACLTTGHLLKDPDAAAAAGVDSESVPADTQGVLEHLQE; translated from the coding sequence ATGAGTCTCAGTCTCTCGGCCGACCAGCCGGAACGACCCGCAGACGCCGACGAGGGCGTCTGGCTCGAGTGCATCGAGTGTGGCGACACGTTCGCCCCCTTCGACGACGTCCGGTACACCTGCGACGAGTGCGACGGACTGCTCGAGGTCCGGTACGCCGATCTCCCGACGTTCGACGACTTCGAGGGCGAGGGCGTCTGGCGCTACGCCGATGCGCTCCCGTTCGACTCCGGCGTCTCGATTCAGGAGGGTGCGACGCCGCTGTACGAGGTGCCTCGTCTCGAGGACGAGATCGGCGTCGAGGCCCTGCGGATCAAACACGAGGGAATGAACCCGACGGGGTCGTTCAAGGACCGCGGCATGACCGTCGGCGTGCGGGTCGCTGCGGAACTCGGCGTCGGTCGACTCGCCTGTGCGTCGACGGGCAACACCAGCGCCGCGCTGGCCGCCTACGGCTCTCGCGGCGGGATGCAGACGCTCGTCCTCCTCCCCGCCGGGAAGGTCGCCGCCGGCAAGATCGCCCAGGCGAGCCTCCACGGAGCGCGCATCCTCGAAGTCGACGGCAACTTCGACGCCTGTCTCGACATCGTTCAGGAACTCGCGGGGCAGGGTGAGGCGTACCTGCTGAATTCGCTGAACCCCTTCCGGCTCGAGGGCCAGAAGACGATCGGCCTCGAGATACTCGAGGGCTTCCTCGCGGACTACGATGCCGTTCCGGACCGGATCGTGCTCCCGGTCGGCAACGCGGGCAACACGTCGGCGCTGTACAAAGCCTTCCGCGAACTCGTGCAGGCGGGCGCGATCGACGAGCGCGACGTGCCGAAACTGACCGGCGTCCAGGCCGAGGGTGCCGCACCGATGGTCGAGGCGATCGAGAACGGTGCCGACGAGGTCCGCCGCTGGGAGGACGTCGAGACGCGCGCGACTGCGATCCGGATCGGAAACCCGGTCAACGCGCCGAAGGCACTGCCCGGTATCCGCGAGACCGGTGGTACCGCGGTCGCGGTATCCGACGCGGAGATCACCGAGGCACAGCGCGACATCGCGGCCGAAGGCATCGGCGTCGAACCCGCCTCCGCCGCCTCCGTCGCCGGCCTCCGAAAGCTCCGCGCCGAGGGAATCGTCGCTGACGACGAGCGCGTCGCCTGTCTCACTACCGGTCACCTGCTCAAGGACCCCGACGCCGCGGCCGCCGCCGGCGTCGACTCCGAATCCGTGCCGGCCGATACGCAAGGCGTGCTCGAGCATCTTCAGGAGTAA
- a CDS encoding histidine kinase — MASETVTQRARRTETTLAPWQAGTVGGIAGAIVFGAMMAMQTPPVLEAAIPAMYGLEGGLAGMIIHVAHGAVLGVVFAALIVAARGGDLDLVPGIGLGLVYGVGIWAVLAVVVMPIWLSAVGFGMAPDVPNVATESLVGHAAYGLVLGAVYAVLG, encoded by the coding sequence ATGGCATCAGAAACGGTGACCCAACGAGCCCGACGAACCGAAACGACACTCGCACCCTGGCAGGCGGGAACCGTCGGCGGCATCGCCGGTGCGATCGTGTTCGGTGCGATGATGGCGATGCAGACGCCCCCCGTGCTCGAGGCCGCGATCCCCGCGATGTACGGTCTCGAAGGCGGCCTCGCGGGGATGATCATCCACGTCGCACACGGTGCCGTGCTCGGTGTCGTCTTCGCGGCCCTGATCGTCGCAGCGAGAGGGGGCGATCTCGACCTCGTGCCGGGCATCGGACTCGGACTCGTGTACGGCGTCGGTATCTGGGCGGTCCTCGCCGTCGTCGTCATGCCGATCTGGCTCTCCGCGGTCGGGTTCGGAATGGCACCCGACGTCCCGAACGTCGCCACCGAGAGCCTCGTCGGTCACGCGGCGTACGGACTCGTCCTCGGCGCGGTGTACGCGGTGCTCGGGTGA
- a CDS encoding [LysW]-lysine hydrolase → MSTNADPSSDVSAAEARELLVDLVSTPSPTGEEREAAKRLVDFFEAHDREVWIDAVGNVRAPADDAVLLTSHIDTVPGDIPVEIEEAGDDEILWGRGSVDATGPLAAMAAAAVRTGVSFVGVVGEEVDSTGSRYLVDDRAEPPDAVVNGEPSGADGITLGYRGLIAGTYVATSESGHTSRPDPNAIQHAVRWWSAVEAHFEGDEYEPVFEQVTTKPVDIEGGVSDDGLSVEATMDVQLRVPPALDVGTVREAAEAELEVGTVTWKDKVPPVMMSPRTEVARAFRVAIRKEGGDPRLVRKTGTSDMNIYAGAWNCPMVTYGPGNSDLDHAPDERLPLSEFDQSVSILERVARTLSAD, encoded by the coding sequence ATGAGCACGAACGCTGATCCCTCGAGCGACGTGTCGGCCGCGGAAGCCCGTGAGTTGCTCGTCGATCTCGTCTCGACCCCCTCGCCGACCGGCGAGGAACGCGAGGCGGCCAAACGCCTCGTGGATTTCTTCGAGGCCCACGACCGGGAGGTCTGGATCGACGCGGTCGGGAACGTTCGCGCGCCGGCGGACGACGCCGTGTTGTTGACCTCGCACATCGACACCGTCCCGGGAGACATTCCCGTCGAGATCGAGGAAGCCGGTGACGACGAGATCCTCTGGGGCCGTGGCAGCGTCGACGCGACTGGCCCGCTCGCCGCGATGGCGGCCGCTGCCGTCCGCACCGGCGTTTCTTTCGTCGGCGTCGTCGGCGAGGAAGTCGACTCGACGGGGTCACGTTATCTGGTCGACGACAGAGCCGAGCCACCGGACGCCGTCGTCAACGGCGAACCCTCCGGTGCCGACGGCATCACGCTTGGCTATCGCGGACTGATCGCCGGCACGTACGTCGCGACCAGCGAGTCGGGCCACACGTCCCGGCCGGATCCGAACGCGATCCAACACGCCGTTCGCTGGTGGTCCGCCGTCGAGGCACACTTCGAAGGTGACGAGTACGAACCGGTCTTCGAGCAAGTGACGACCAAGCCGGTCGACATCGAAGGCGGCGTCAGCGACGACGGCCTCTCCGTCGAGGCGACGATGGATGTCCAGTTGCGCGTGCCGCCGGCACTCGACGTCGGGACCGTTCGGGAAGCCGCTGAAGCCGAACTCGAGGTCGGGACCGTGACCTGGAAGGACAAGGTTCCGCCGGTGATGATGAGCCCGCGAACGGAGGTCGCCCGGGCGTTTCGTGTCGCCATCCGCAAGGAAGGCGGCGATCCTCGATTGGTGCGAAAGACCGGAACCAGCGACATGAACATCTACGCCGGGGCGTGGAACTGTCCGATGGTGACCTACGGCCCGGGGAACTCCGACCTCGATCACGCACCCGACGAACGACTCCCGCTGTCGGAGTTCGACCAGTCAGTGTCGATCTTAGAACGCGTCGCGCGGACGCTCAGTGCGGACTGA
- a CDS encoding aspartate aminotransferase family protein has product MSDLDFVSGGKPIGIERGEGPHLYTADGTEYLDAGASYACTPLGHSHPAVVDAVQEQVGELTFVDSSYPVQAREDAYAALVAATPDGLEQAWFCNSGTEANEAALKFARSATGESKIVAATRSFHGRTMGSLAATWKDKYKKPYEPLAGDVAFVPYGDGEELAAAVDDETAAVILEPIQGEGGINVPPAGYLETARELTDEAGAALVLDEVQTGMGRTGEMWACQNADVTPDVLTTAKGLGNGLPVGAVAVRDWIADGAASHNATFSGGPVVAAAVHATVSTLVEEEWPAHAAEIGDYLVTELEAALGDEVRDVRGQGLLVGVELKRGANRVARDLAMEHQILALPAGRTVLRLLPPLVLERTDADRIVDAIADVLGSNADS; this is encoded by the coding sequence ATGAGCGACCTCGACTTCGTCTCCGGCGGCAAGCCCATCGGCATCGAGCGCGGCGAGGGGCCGCATCTCTACACCGCCGACGGGACGGAATACCTCGACGCGGGCGCGAGCTACGCGTGTACGCCGCTCGGACACAGCCATCCCGCGGTCGTCGACGCGGTCCAGGAGCAGGTCGGCGAGTTGACGTTCGTCGACTCCTCGTACCCCGTTCAGGCGCGCGAGGACGCCTACGCCGCGCTCGTCGCGGCGACGCCCGACGGGTTGGAGCAAGCCTGGTTCTGCAACTCCGGGACCGAGGCCAACGAGGCCGCGCTGAAGTTCGCCCGGTCGGCGACCGGCGAGTCGAAGATCGTCGCCGCGACCCGCTCGTTCCACGGGCGGACGATGGGATCGCTCGCGGCGACCTGGAAAGACAAGTACAAGAAGCCCTACGAGCCGCTGGCCGGCGACGTGGCGTTCGTCCCCTACGGCGATGGCGAGGAACTCGCGGCTGCCGTGGACGACGAGACCGCGGCCGTGATCCTCGAGCCGATTCAGGGCGAGGGCGGGATCAACGTCCCGCCTGCGGGCTACCTCGAGACGGCCCGCGAACTCACCGACGAGGCCGGCGCGGCGCTCGTCTTGGACGAGGTCCAGACCGGAATGGGCCGGACGGGCGAGATGTGGGCCTGCCAGAACGCGGACGTCACGCCCGACGTACTCACGACGGCGAAGGGCCTGGGCAACGGCCTCCCCGTCGGCGCGGTCGCTGTCCGCGACTGGATCGCCGACGGCGCGGCCTCGCACAACGCCACGTTCAGCGGCGGCCCCGTCGTCGCCGCGGCGGTCCACGCGACCGTCTCGACGCTGGTCGAGGAGGAGTGGCCCGCTCACGCCGCCGAGATCGGCGACTATCTCGTCACCGAACTCGAGGCGGCGCTGGGTGACGAGGTCCGCGACGTCCGCGGTCAGGGCCTGCTCGTCGGCGTCGAGTTGAAACGCGGTGCGAACCGCGTCGCCCGCGATCTGGCGATGGAACACCAGATCCTGGCGCTGCCCGCGGGCCGGACCGTCCTGCGCCTGCTGCCGCCGCTCGTCTTGGAGCGGACGGACGCCGATCGGATAGTCGACGCGATCGCCGACGTTCTCGGATCGAACGCCGACTCATGA